In Vicia villosa cultivar HV-30 ecotype Madison, WI unplaced genomic scaffold, Vvil1.0 ctg.001969F_1_1, whole genome shotgun sequence, one genomic interval encodes:
- the LOC131637359 gene encoding uncharacterized protein LOC131637359, translated as MKGGILSTFIQLYDPLYHCFTFPDYQLLPTLEEYSSIIGLPITGRIPFTGLEEDPKSHDIANFTHLRKDEIEKNMVTKGGLVGLPALFLIEKSLSSSQERKEDDFEAVFAFLVYGLLLFPNIDNFVDMNAIKIFMKGNPVPTLLGDTYYFTHLRNSYGKGVITYCTPLLYKWYISHLPNTSDFWNLQEGQRWSQKIMTLTNTGIDWTNNYFCRMKTLDSCGDFPNVPLLGTKGGINYNPVLARRQFGLPMGKRPRNILLDGFFLEEGIAKK; from the coding sequence ATGAAGGGAGGAATTCTCTCTACATTTATCCAATTATATGATCCCttgtatcattgtttcacctttcctgattatcaactATTGCCAACATTGGAAGAATATTCAAGTATCATAGGGTTGCCCATTACTGGAAGGATTCCCTTTACTGGGTTGGAAGAAGATCCCAAGTCTCATGACATTGCAAATTTTACCCACTTAAGGAAGGATGAGATTGAGAAGAATATGGTTACCAAAGGAGGATTAGTTGGACTACCTGCTCTATTTTTAATAGAGAAATCTCTATCCTCGTcacaagaaagaaaggaagatGACTTTGAAGCTGTATTTGCCTTTCTTGTATATGGATTATTATTGTTCCCAAATattgacaactttgttgatatgaatgccATCAAGATCTTTATGAAAGGAAACCCTGTTCCTACCTTGCTAGGGGACACTTACTACTTCACCCATTTGAGGAATTCCTATGGAAAGGGAGTGATTACTTACTGTACTCCTTTGCTATACAAGTGGTACATCTCTCATTTGCCAAATACCAGTGATTTTTGGAACCTCCAAGAAGGACAAAGATGGTCACAAAAGATTATGACTCTCACCAACACTGGTATTGATTGGACCAACAACTACTTCTGTAGGATGAAGACTTTGGATAGTTGTGGTGATTTCCCTAATGTGCCCCTTCTTGGTACAAAAGGAGGAATCAATTATAACCCTGTGTTAGCTCGTCGTCAATTTGGGTTACCTATGGGCAAAAGACCAAGGAATATCTTATTGGATGGATTTTTCCTCGAGGAGGGAATTGCAAAAAAATAG